From Vitis vinifera cultivar Pinot Noir 40024 chromosome 3, ASM3070453v1, the proteins below share one genomic window:
- the LOC100260633 gene encoding disease resistance protein RPP13 codes for MERAVISFVVNRIGDQLMEEAIFLKEVRPRIERLHRDLKAINCFLEAADAKQEEDPRVRNWVSDIRDVAYDAEDVVDMFILKAEALRRKIFVKRIFQKPVYLHNLGKKIDEIQTNLHDISRRREILGIKNIGVGTSTSSQMLQNLRRTTPRAEKHVIVGLNEEANKLVEQLTTGDPRRRVVSIVGMGGIGKTTLAKKVYNHSRVMDHFQSCRVWVYVSEDCRPRNIFQQILNQLLHNPKQIEKLQENELEDLLHEHLEEKRFLVVLDDIWKSDDWKCLARVFPEESNGSRLLLTTRNKDVALQADARSVPHDMQLLSEEEGWKLFCRTAIPDNVTDGCPPELKEFGEKMVKKCAGLPLAIVVLGGLLSSKKQLPTMWEEVFNKLRVHFAARNGVDAILSLSYIDLPHNLKSCFLYLGLFPEDQVISKRTLLLLWMAEGFVPQQDEQRLEDTAEDYLNELINRNLVQAVAVSVNERVTECRIHDLVRDLCIKKAKEQNFVEIQKDIVSLPSTTSSFPFTKSRRLGIYLDLERYASREHSTPYIRSLFFFLLQRSPHSRYYGILSWLDFIYKYYKLLRVLDLGNVKIYEPPNSFGKLVHLRYLRLTAHRYSNCPPSCLGSLQDCVNFPTSLDELRSLQTLDICISKGTPTMIEKMKNLRHLFLSYDREDDKPLRIDNLRNLQTLSGIWFSDWQQNDTSDLTSLRKLKIKMDDAIVVEFSNSIAKLENLRSLYLKASHFSGVPSFDMSSLLHLSKLHMERSIGQLHEFPPNLTQLTLEDTELDYDPMVILEKLPKLLTLRLRMWSYRGWEMQVSADGFPQLKILQLSDLYGPTKLLIIEKGGMSNLTQLQIFRSVLDIYGLGELLHLKRIDVIDISPHSHRWISSLPCSSEWQDIRSKTEEGKDIWHLYRQ; via the exons ATGGAAAGGGCTGTAATCTCCTTTGTCGTAAACAGGATTGGTGACCAACTCATGGAAGAAGCAATTTTCTTGAAGGAGGTGCGCCCACGAATTGAGAGGCTGCATAGAGATCTGAAGGCGATCAACTGCTTCTTAGAAGCAGCAGATGCGAAGCAAGAGGAAGACCCAAGAGTGCGTAACTGGGTTTCGGACATCCGAGATGTTGCTTATGATGCTGAGGACGTTGTCGACATGTTCATCCTTAAGGCTGAGGCCCTGAGGAGAAAAATCTTTGTCAAGCGCATTTTCCAAAAGCCCGTGTATCTGCATAATCTTGGCAAGAAAATTGATGAGATCCAAACCAACCTCCATGACATCTCAAGGAGGCGAGAAATCCtgggaataaaaaatattggagtAGGAACAAGTACTTCAAGTCAGATGCTGCAGAATCTAAGACGGACCACTCCTCGCGCCGAAAAACATGTCATTGTGGGCCTGAATGAAGAAGCAAATAAGCTAGTGGAGCAGCTGACCACGGGGGACCCAAGGCGCCGCGTGGTTTCTATAGTAGGAATGGGCGGCATCGGCAAAACTACTCTTGCCAAGAAAGTCTATAATCATAGCAGAGTTATGGATCATTTTCAGTCTTGTCGTGTCTGGGTTTATGTATCTGAAGATTGTAGACCCAGGAATATTTTTCAGCAAATTCTAAACCAACTTCTTCATAACCCAAAGCAGATAGAGAAATTGCAGGAGAACGAGTTGGAGGATTTACTTCACGAGCACCTAGAGGAGAAAAGATTTTTGGTAGTTTTGGATGACATATGGAAAAGTGACGATTGGAAGTGTCTTGCAAGGGTGTTCCCAGAGGAGAGTAATGGCAGCAGATTACTTCTTACAACTCGAAATAAGGATGTTGCTTTGCAAGCAGATGCTCGAAGTGTTCCACATGACATGCAGCTTCTCTCGGAAGAAGAGGGTTGGAAGTTGTTTTGTAGAACTGCAATCCCTGACAATGTTACTGACGGTTGTCCTCCAGAGTTGAAGGAATTTGGGGAAAAAATGGTGAAGAAATGTGCTGGTTTACCATTGGCTATTGTTGTATTGGGAGGCTTGTTGTCTTCCAAAAAGCAGTTGCCGACTATGTGGGAAGAAGTGTTCAACAAACTCCGGGTGCACTTTGCCGCACGCAATGGAGTAGATGCAATATTGAGCTTAAGCTACATCGATCTGCCCCACAACTTGAAATCGTGCTTTCTTTATCTAGGCCTCTTTCCAGAAGATCAGGTAATCTCCAAGAGAACATTACTGCTTCTATGGATGGCTGAGGGTTTTGTTCCACAGCAAGATGAACAAAGACTGGAGGACACTGCTGAGGATTATTTGAATGAGTTAATCAATAGAAACTTGGTTCAAGCGGTAGCAGTGAGTGTTAATGAGAGAGTTACAGAATGCCGGATTCATGATCTAGTACGGGATTTATGCATAAAAAAAGCCAAGGAGCAAAACTTTGTTGAGATTCAAAAGGACATAGTTTCTCTTCCCTCAACTACTTCATCTTTTCCTTTCACCAAATCCCGTCGACTAGGTATTTATTTGGACTTGGAGAGGTATGCTTCCAGAGAACATTCAACCCCATATATTCggtctctcttcttttttttactcCAACGTAGTCCCCATAGTCGATATTATGGGATACTATCATGGTtagattttatttacaaatattaCAAATTACTTAGAGTGTTAGACTTGGGAAATGTAAAGATCTATGAGCCACCAAATTCATTTGGGAAACTAGTTCATTTAAGGTACTTGAGATTAACAGCGCATAGGTATTCAAACTGTCCACCTTCTTGTTTGGGGAGTTTGCAGGACTGTGTAAACTTTCCAACCTCCTTAGATGAGCTAAGGAGTTTACAGACTTTGGATATATGTATTTCTAAAGGAACACCAACTATgatagagaaaatgaaaaatctacGACACCTTTTCCTCTCGTATGATAGAGAAGATGACAAGCCATTACGGATTGACAATCTAAGAAATCTCCAAACTCTGTCCGGAATATGGTTTAGTGATTGGCAACAAAATGACACAAGTGACTTAACTAGCCTTCGGaaactgaaaataaaaatggatgaCGCGATAGTGGTCGAGTTTTCAAACTCCATTGCTAAGCTTGAGAATCTTCGCTCCTTGTATCTTAAGGCATCACATTTCTCCGGGGTTCCATCCTTTGACATGAGCTCTTTGCTACATCTATCTAAGCTGCATATGGAAAGATCCATAGGGCAATTACACGAGTTCCCACCAAATCTAACACAGCTGACCTTAGAAGATACTGAGCTAGACTATGACCCAATGGTGATTTTGGAGAAGCTGCCAAAATTGTTGACTTTAAGATTAAGAATGTGGTCATACCGTGGATGGGAAATGCAAGTATCTGCAGATGGCTTTCCTCAACTCAAAATCCTTCAACTTTCTGACTTATACGGACCGACGAAGTTGTTGATTATAGAGAAGGGTGGCATGTCAAACCTTACTCAGTTACAGATTTTTAGAAGTGTCTTGGACATCTATGGACTTGGTGAGCTCTTACATCTGAAGAGGATAGATGTCATTGATATATCTCCACATTCTCATCGCTGGATTTCTTCTTTACCCTGTTCTTCTGAATGGCAAGATATAAGAAG CAAGACGGAAGAAGGCAAGGATATATGGCACTTATACCGCCAATGA
- the LOC104878769 gene encoding uncharacterized protein LOC104878769 translates to MEWFFHKRRGPEWKHGWTGQTLNNISTPPLPLLAIFAIVILLWSLSNYTSYKGQLYQTTNNFQLFLFLLPILFIFLIASSSDGRPSFQAPNPHHESNHRAGSFPWGVAVLVGVLLVLVSYQSVFQSKWFGALRSSV, encoded by the coding sequence ATGGAGTGGTTTTTCCACAAAAGAAGGGGACCAGAGTGGAAACATGGGTGGACAGGCCAGACCCTCAACAACATCTCCACACCACCTCTTCCATTGCTAGCCATTTTTGCCATTGTCATTCTCTTGTGGTCCCTCTCCAATTACACAAGCTACAAGGGCCAACTATACCAAACTACCAACAACTTCCAGCTATTCCTCTTCTTGTTGCCCATCCTCTTCATCTTCCTCATTGCCTCCTCCTCTGATGGGAGGCCTAGTTTCCAGGCTCCAAATCCACATCATGAGTCCAATCACAGAGCTGGGAGCTTTCCTTGGGGTGTTGCTGTCCTGGTGGGGGTGCTTCTTGTCTTGGTCTCTTACCAATCTGTATTTCAATCAAAGTGGTTTGGAGCTCTCAGGAGTTCTGTTTAA
- the LOC100243519 gene encoding uncharacterized protein LOC100243519, with product MAYRRRSIASSIADVFTISPLPYPVLLILAVILIFFSISWYVSYDSIIEAAEVQMSWALLAIPILLLMAVHLVSSMENSDLFSASSPYGYRRRSYHSPQEGSSPWGVAALIVLLLIMVQYQSVFHDSWLV from the coding sequence ATGGCCTACAGAAGAAGAAGCATAGCCTCATCTATTGCAGATGTCTTTACTATAAGTCCTCTGCCATACCCAGTTCTCCTTATTCTAGCAGTGATCTTAATCTTCTTTTCTATATCATGGTATGTCTCTTATGACTCAATTATAGAAGCTGCAGAAGTGCAGATGAGTTGGGCGCTATTAGCCATTCCTATACTACTTCTAATGGCAGTCCACTTGGTGTCATCCATGGAAAATTCTGACCTCTTCTCTGCTTCCTCGCCCTATGGTTATCGCCGCCGCAGCTACCATAGTCCTCAGGAAGGCAGCTCTCCATGGGGCGTGGCTGCTTTAATTGTGTTGTTGCTTATTATGGTGCAATACCAGTCTGTGTTCCATGATAGCTGGCTTGTTTAG